DNA sequence from the Gopherus evgoodei ecotype Sinaloan lineage chromosome 3, rGopEvg1_v1.p, whole genome shotgun sequence genome:
aTGGTTGGTCTGGCACTATTCTACCTATTATAAAACCATGGTGTATGTTATCTCAATTACCATTCACCTCTacgtccttaactactttctccttttaAATTGTTCCAAGACCTTACTGAGGTCAAATTAACAGGACTGTAATTTCCCAGATCACCGGTTTTCCCTTCTCCTGTCGATCTAGCTCCCGCCTCTCGGAGCTGGAGTCCCCACGGAGGACGCAGACCCCCTCCCGCCTGCCGGCGTAGGCAGCGTCCTCGCTGAAGCGCTGCAGCTGCACCCCAAGAGGCGCGTGTAGGAGGGGACACGACTGAGGGGCTTCCCCTCCCGCTCTCCCCGCACGGGGCCTCTCTCATCCAAGCGCCCCGCCCCCCGGgggctctcccctcagcccctcctccagctgtccccgaCTCACAAACCAGCCCCGCCTCCGGCCGCCCAGAAGCCTCGCTCCGCTTTCGCCGGTAGTTTGGGACGCTGCGGGGGCCGTAGTTCCATTGGGGCGTGTGGGCGCGCGCATGCGCCGGGGACGTTAGCTGAAGCCGTCATGGCCGCTTGCGGCAGGAGGCTCCTGGAGCGGGCGGGTTTGAGGGCCCTCGCTACGGCGTCCGCGGGCCGGCCCGCAGCGCGCTGCCGTAAGGAACCGGGGCTCAACCCCCTCCCCGGGCTTCGCCCTCAGCCCCcaaaaggcggggggggggagctggtcCCTCCTCCCCGTCTCGGGAGCAGGCTGGGCCTGCCCGGGTCCCTGCCGCCCCGCTCCCCCGTCACCCTCCCCCTCTCGGGGCGGACCTGCCTGGCTCCCGTCTCCCCTTTTGTGGAGGGGCTGCCCGCCGGCCACTACCCGCTTTTCGGGGGAGCACCTGGGTCCCTCTTCCCTGACACTGCCCCCTTGGTTGGGGAAGGGGGGACTGCCTGGGTCCCTGCTCCCCTAGCAGCCTCCCGCTTCATGGGAGGGGCTGCCTGGGTCCCTGCCCACTTCACTGCCCCCtttgctgggtggggggtgctgccTGGGTTGCTGTGCCCTTCACTTCCCCctttgtgggcagggggtgctgcctGGGTTGCTGTGCCCTTCACTTCCCCCTTTGTGGGCAGGGGTGCTGCCTGGATCTCTGTTTCCAgccccctcaccaccaccccctACCTCTTTGGAAGGAAAGTGCTttctctggccttggaatgtgtGTTGCACCTGGTGACATTGCTTTGGGTTACATTCTCATGCAGTATTGTACGGTTCATTTTCTCTCTGTAAAAAGCCTCTCAAACACTTCTTTCTATATTGACAATTGTATGGATTACCTTAGTTTACAGGTTCAAGAGATCTACTAACAGGAAGATGATTTTGTAGTTCTGGTCTAGGACTGTGAGTGAAGAGAGCTGTACTTTTATTCCCTACACTGTTATGGACTGTGAGACCTTGGGCCAGTTAATTAGCCTCAGCTGCTTCACTTGTACAAAGGACATAATGATTTTGAGAAGCCTAGTTAATGTAAATTGTAACACAAATTTTAGATGTGATAGTGTTATAGAAACTGTAAAGGATTACTAGTTTCTGAGCTGATAAATTCTAGTTGTTCCGTACTAAATCAAAGAGCACTCAGAAGTTATGGTGCTTTTGAGGGAGATATTTCAATGAACTATTATATTCATCAAGCAGTGAGCTCTGCACAGATATTGCATGCAAGAGGATTTTTGTACTTTGTGTGATACTGCAGTATTAAGTCCTTTTGCAATGTTCTAACAGTAAAACGTAAAAGTACCTGAGATTTCTGCAAATCACTGAGGAGAAAGTATTAAAGTCTGTAGATTAAAAATAGATTTAGATGAGTTTAGTCTGAGCTTGGAAAATATTTCAGCAATAATTGCTTGAATAAAGTCATCTGAAAGCTGTTCTAAAATGTGATGCTTAAACCAGAGGAAGAAATATCATTTTTCTTAATATCCTTTTGACTCATCTAAAACTCTTTGAATTAGCTTCTCACAGTTTCCTTCTATCATATGAGCATCTAACAAAGGAAGGCATTATCTTTTACGGTTGCCTTAATATGGTACTGATGGCTCAGAGGAAGCGCACTGCAGATGTTCATAGTATTTTGAAGGGTTGAGAGTTGCTTACCTTTTAATTGTATGCATATTTGTTATGGGGATTGCTTTTATTCCTGGTTGAAATAGGTTTATTTTCAGCGCTATCTTTCTGTCTTTGAAGGGTGCTTCTCTTCCTCTGGACTTCTGAGGGCTAACAATGGAGAACCTGCAAAATTTCAGCCACCTCCAAAGCCAGTTATTGTTGACAAACATAAAGAGATAGTAGAGAGAAGGTAGGATACTCTGTTGCCTAACACAGTGTATAGTTATACTTCTTAAAAGTTGCTGCTCTCTTGCTTAGTCATCGGTTGAGTTATTAATTACACGAGCACCTCCTGAAATCCTATAAGCACCGTTATGCAAAGTACAGTAAACATTTGCCAAGGTCTAGCGGAGACAATTTGTCAAAAAATGGGCTTAAAATACTTGCATCCACAAAATACTGATTCGTGGATAAGTCTGTGTAGTTATAAACGTACATGCAAGTCTAGGTTGTGTTTTGTTGAGCTTCATTATATTAATTGCATGTATATCTTCAATACAACAATCTGTCATAGGGAGAAAGTACACGTGAGTGGAAGTTGAGAGACGTGGGTTATgattctggctctgctgctgaccacCTGCTTgtcgttgggcaagtcactctttCTAAAATGGTGCTGCCACTGGTGCTGGTATCCTCAGTGAGAAGGCTAATGTAGAAAAGGCACAAGTGTTTCTATTATTATATCACCTAACCTGCTCTCGGCAACATTAGGTGATGGTGATTAAAATGTTTCTGCACTGTTGGTGGTAGTGCAACATTGGGAGACTTCCTAAAGAAGTTTAGTGTGTAATCAGCCTAGGAGTGGGGAAAGTTTCTTAGAATCAGAACTTTGACACCTATGAGGGCATTCAGGTTTTCATTAATTGAAACTGTCTTCATAAGGGGTAAGAGTCTGTGCTGCACTTCTTAGAACTTGCAGCCAACAGGGATTTTTATAcccctcctcaaaaaaaaaaaagttaaaccaccttttctgccctgtggGATCCAGAGCAGCCCTTTGATGCTAAGTTATGGTAGCCTCCCTGGGCTCCCCGATGGACAGCAGCACTGACCAGAATCTCTGCCGTTCTGTGTGCTGTGCTTCCACTGCATAGCCATGCCCCTACAACAGGGTTTGCGAAGCGATCCTCAGAGGACCATCTGCATCTGTCTTCCTAATTTTCTGTCAGGCAATTCTGGTCAGATCCCAGGTTTTTATAGTCCCTCTATGCATTTCTGGCCCCATTATCCCAAGTAAAGGAGTGGGGGTGAAAATCTCATCCATTGTGTGTCTTGTGGGCTCCCATCTGCTAGGAGCAAGAGAGACTTCTTACAACTTGTTTCACACACAGTACTGTTCAGCCGTCCAATGTTAGAATTGAACCATGAAAGTTTCCATTACTAATCCTCCTTGTCCATAGTTCTAATGCTCAAAAGTGATAGCTGTGACAAAAGTGATAAATAGAAAATTATCACGCACTCAAAAGGCTAATGAGTACTGTAGGCACTTGTTTAGTTTGTATTCAGATATTTTGCAGTTACATCTTCTCATTGAAAGGAAGTTGGAGCACTCAAATCAGGAATTGCAAAAACTGCTATTTATGTCATTGTGAAGGCAACCTGCACACACGAATAACAGAGGTCTTTAATGTATAAACCAAATATTTTTACTTCAATACTATGGTAAGTTGTAGGTTTTAATTCAAGTTGTTTCTTTCTTATACTCATAAAGGTTTTGACTTCCCCACAGGTTCTTGAGTCCTGAAtttattccccccagagggagaACAGATCCTCTTAAATTCTATATTGAAAGAACTGACATGATACGAAGGCGAAAAGTGCTCGACATTCCAGAGTTCTATGTTGGTCAGTTAACAGCATTAGGATTTTTAATAACTTTTCCAGTATTGGTCATTGATATAGTAATAAAATTAATGGCATAGCTTTATAACAGTGTTACTATTTTTTCTGCTGCCAAATTTAATGAACAGTATAGGATCAATTAAGAGAATATATGATTAATAGAAATATTGACATTTGAACTCAGTGAAAACACAGGTTAGTTTTTTAGATGCAGAGATTCTCTGTGCATTGCTTACAACCTGAACACTGCCATGTGCATGTGGTCCAAGAAACTTTTGTCTATAACTTTCCTGTTTATAGACAAAAGTAAATAGCATTAATGATGTGAACAAAATCTTTGAAGGCAAaggaattttatatttttatataaataagcCTACATTTTATAAATTCAGTCTTTCTTAGAAAGATTAATTTAGTTGAGTGGGTCTGTTAATGTTTGCACTTAAAATCTGACTCCTTCTCAATGTTCCAGGAATGATTTACTGACTAATCTCTCCTTTGGACAGGAAGCATCCTTTCTGTTACCACAGCAGATCCATATGCCAGTGAAAAAACCAGCTGTTTTGTAGGAATTTGCAttcaaagaggaggaaaaggacttGGTGCTACCTTTGTGCTTCGGAATATTATAGAAGGGCAGGGTATGTCTTCGTACAGCTTTCATTCCTACATTAGGACTATTAAATGAAGGAGCTATAGTATTTAAACTGTATATGAAATGGTATATTACAGAAATCTTGTATGCAGTTGAGATGGTATTAGAGTATTAAAGGAAAATCATCATCTTGCATACTACTGTTTCTTGTTAGGTTTAAAACAAGATGCAGTGCAAGAGGCAATGAGGCCTTGGTGTACAGTATATCTCAGCTGCTTACAAATCTGGCACATCTGGGTTGATCTCATATTTCAACTCTGGTCAAAAGTAATACATCTACGAACTTCATTTATGAGCTGACTTTGTAGTAGATGGATTTTAATATTATTCTAACAACCTTAcaaaaaaaactttgttttgtAGTAGCATCTAGGGCCCAACCGAGAGTGAAgtaccattgtgctaggccccgTAGAGCTAAATCTTGATACTCACTTGTCTCATATCAGTCCTATATCACCTCAGTTCTGACCTAAGCTACATTTGACTCTAGGTCTCCATAGTGGAAGACCAATGAAGCAGCCTGCTGCATCACACACCTCCTTTCTGGTGCACTTCAAAGCCATTGTAGGGTAATACAGGCATTGCTTTGTCTGCATTACTATGAATATAAGCAGGAATTAGGCATTCCTTATTTTGCTTAAATATATCTCAGGTGAATAATCATCATTGTACTCAAAATACATTGAGTAATTTAAAATTCATGCTTGTGGCTCCCTCTTAAAGTCTATACTTAAAGTGCTTCTGCCTCTTGAGCTAGTCTAGACCAAAGACTTCAATTTTTGTAAAAGAGAAATGTATACAATACTGTATTCAAAAAATAGACCCAAAATATAGCACACTATCCTCAGTTAATATAAGAATCTGAAACACTAACATGCAACATATCAAACCCAGACTAGGTTTCTTATGGCCCCTGATTCTCAGCTACAAATTAAATAATTGTTTGTCTTCTTAAGGTGTTGAGTTTTGTTATGAACTGTACAATCCTCGAATCCGGGAGATCAAGGTTTTGAAGCTGGAGAAGAGACTAGATGACAACCTGATGTATTTACGGGATGCTCTTCCTGAATATAGTACTTTTGATGTTAACATGAAACCTGTGCCCCATTTAGCTAATGATGAAATTCCTGTAAACAAGGTATGAGTCTGGTGTGATAGAAGTTTGGTGGGAAAGTGAGGAGGTGATTCAAGTGacttgaaataaaatataaacacttcATATCTAATGTGTTAGCTTGAATATAGCCCTCCAAGACCACTGGACTATCAGGTGCCACATGTAAAACAAGTTTGGTCttattctgtttttataatgaataaTCATCCACAATGCATTTGAACTATCTGTTTCAACAGAGAACAAGGATTGATAGGAATAAAAATTCTAGAGGTGGGCTCCCCAGGTCAGAGTTGAGGCACGTGTAGGGGATTATGTGAAGAAGCTTTCTCCATGCTGTATGTGTTCTGTAGATGGGAATTAGATGTCTGCCCGACCTCCCTGGAACTATTTGAATATTAAATTGTCATTTTTTTAGGAGAATCTGTGTGTAAAATTACATGAGGGAGAAATGCTAGTGGACAATAACTTATTGTCATGCTGAGGGTAAAAATTTAGTGGATGTAAAGTAGATAATTTCTTTCCAAAAGACTTAAATCAAATACATCTGCTACCCTTTTCATTAGCTCAGGAAGGCTTGTAGAAGGTAGGCTATCCCATGCCAGTTCAAATATGCAAATCCTGTACTATGCCATGTATGGTACCATCTGTTAGGTATTAAACTCAGAAGATGGTGATTTCTCTATGTACTTTAAGTTCTTGTATAATGTTTATCACTATGCTAAAAGCAGCGTGGCCTGCATATGCCTATGTCTAGTGGGCTGTGTAGTGGTGAGGGCTACTCAATACAAAAAGACATTGACAGAGTGAAGGAGGAAACCAAAATAGAGGGTGTCAGGAAAATAAGTATTGGACCTTTGACCTTAAGCATAAACATGTGCATCTTGAGGATGGAGGGCATATGACTGTAACTGTCTAGTAACAATTAATAGTTGAAAGTGGGAGGgaatattttaagtgattatgaTAGTAAACTAAGGACTAACAGCCCTGTTACTGAAGAGGAAAAACAAGTTGTTTGTGAGATAAGACCACATCTAACTTTGATCCGAAGTGGGATTCAAAAGTAGATTGAAAATAGATGAGCCTTGTCTACAGAAAAGTTGTGCACATAGGCATGAAATGACTTCGTTTCTTCAGGAATAAATTCCATTTATCCAAACAGAACTGATCAGTAGCTCTTTAGAGCTGACTTTAAAGTCAAACTTGGCATCACTTTCTTTTAGAGCACAAAGCCAACTAGTGCCAAGTTGAAAAAGCATCCTAATGCAAAGAAGTCAAAGTTCTATGCAGACTTGTATCTTAGGTATTCTTTGTTTCCAATCCTAGCTGAAAGTCAGAATGAAACCTAGACCCTGGACAAAACGTTGGGAACGACCAAAATTTAACATTCAAGGAATCCACTTTGAACTATCTGAAGAAATGATGAAAGAAGCACAAAAGTGGAGCGCACCCTGGATAAAGTTTGATATGCTCCGAGAATACGATACTTCAAAATTAGAGAAAGAAATATGGAAAGAAGTGAATGAAGAGCTAAAACAATGATACTGCTTTTATACAGCAGATTACTAAGGAGAGAGGCTACCTGAATTTTTTAGAGATATAATTCCTCAATTGTGTAAGACTTGTATATAGTCAATGTACAATAAAGTAGTACATTTGTGTATATACAGTGCAGTGATTTTAACCTCCTTTAGTTCCCACTTTTGAGTAGGGGCAGTgaatcccattgtcttcagtaaaATCTTGAGAAATTATCTTACCAAAGTATTATGTCCAGCCCCCTTTTCCAAGCATTCTCAGTCTTTACAGTAATAAAACAGGCCTTCACTGCTACACTTTCCATGTTACTCATTTGACAACAGGCCATCGACACCTTGCTGGATACACCACCAGTATTTGTGGAGGGGGAAATGTTACTTTGAATAATCTGACACATGACAGACCATGGAAGCTTTAAAAGGACAGATGTGACCAGGGACTAGTCAAACTTTTCTATTCCTAAAAGTTGTCTGTATCAGTCCGAGCTAGGCATTGCATGTTCGGTTTATCAGCAAGGTCACCAAGCTTTCCCCCAAGAAAATTGGCTGGCAGTGGGGGCAGTCATTAGATCTCAGGACAAGTAAACAACTCCAAAGAAGTACTACCTGCTGAATTGCATGCACTGGTTCAGTCTGGGTTCAAGAGGCCCAGCATACAAAGAGCTTTAAGAATAAAAGGTCAGATTCAACTGAGCCACATCcttctttgattaaaaaaaaaaaaaaaagggcaagatTGTATCCAAGAAGGCAAAATCCTCTTGGAAGGGTGTGAAGAACTGGCCAGGGTCTCCCTG
Encoded proteins:
- the MRPL19 gene encoding 39S ribosomal protein L19, mitochondrial, with the protein product MAACGRRLLERAGLRALATASAGRPAARCRCFSSSGLLRANNGEPAKFQPPPKPVIVDKHKEIVERRFLSPEFIPPRGRTDPLKFYIERTDMIRRRKVLDIPEFYVGSILSVTTADPYASEKTSCFVGICIQRGGKGLGATFVLRNIIEGQGVEFCYELYNPRIREIKVLKLEKRLDDNLMYLRDALPEYSTFDVNMKPVPHLANDEIPVNKLKVRMKPRPWTKRWERPKFNIQGIHFELSEEMMKEAQKWSAPWIKFDMLREYDTSKLEKEIWKEVNEELKQ